A stretch of Ipomoea triloba cultivar NCNSP0323 chromosome 13, ASM357664v1 DNA encodes these proteins:
- the LOC116003037 gene encoding RHOMBOID-like protein 2: protein MGNRDLERDGIGGEKSRNNNNSYPPPSPYYVEVSESEWTPWMVPMIVVANVAMFVVIMYVNNCHHNYEGSRFGKGRHCVAKVLGRLSFQPLQENPLFGPSSSTLEKLGALEWKKIVHEHQGWRLITCIWLHAGVVHLLANMLSLLIIGIRLEQQFGFVRVGIIYLVSGVGGSILSSLFLQRNISVGASGALFGLLGAMLSELLTNWTIYTNKAVALCTLVVIILINLAVGLLPHVDNFAHIGGFLSGFLLGFVLLLRPQFGWIERRHLPAEARLKSKYTVYQYVFFAAALMLLIVGFTVGLVMLFRGKNGNDHCNWCRYLSCLPTSRWQCSN, encoded by the exons ATGGGAAACAGAGATCTGGAGAGAGATGGAATTGGAGGAGAAAAGAGCAGAAACAACAACAACTCATACCCACCACCATCACCCTACTATGTGGAGGTTTCTGAGTCAGAGTGGACGCCATGGATGGTGCCAATGATAGTGGTGGCTAATGTGGCCATGTTTGTGGTCATCATGTATGTCAACAACTGCCACCATAATTATGAGGGCTCCAGGTTTGGGAAGGGGAGACACTGCGTTGCAAAGGTTCTTGGGAGGCTCTCTTTTCAGCCCCTTCAAGAAAACCCTCTGTTTGGACCCTCTTCTTCCAC ATTGGAGAAATTGGGAGCGCTAGAGTGGAAAAAGATAGTGCATGAACATCAAGGATGGAGGCTTATCACTTGTATCTGGTTACATGCGGGTGTTGTACATTTACTTGCTAACATGCTGAGCTTGCTTATAATTGGAATTCGCCTTGAGCAGCAATTTGGTTTTG TACGGGTTGGGATAATCTACCTAGTTTCTGGAGTTGGTGGGAGCATTCTTTCTTCCCTTTTTCTTCAACGAAACATCTCTGTCGGGGCTTCGGGTGCACTGTTTGGACTTCTTGGAGCAATGTTGTCGGAGCTGCTTACTAACTGGACAATCTACACGAATAAG GCTGTTGCCCTTTGTACTCTTGTCGTTATCATCCTAATTAACTTGGCAGTCGGGCTTCTCCCTCACGTCGATAATTTTGCTCACATTGGAGGTTTCCTTAGCGGTTTCCTTCTTGGCTTTGTGCTGCTACTCAGACCCCAATTCGGTTGGATTGAAAGGCGCCATCTTCCAGCCGAAGCGCGCCTCAAGTCCAAGTACACTGTTTACCAATATGTTTTCTTCGCAGCTGCATTGATGTTATTGATTGTTGG ATTCACAGTGGGATTAGTCATGCTGTTCAGAGGAAAGAATGGAAATGATCATTGCAACTGGTGCAGGTATTTAAGTTGCTTACCAACATCAAGATGGCAGTGTAGTAACTGA